From a region of the Pontixanthobacter gangjinensis genome:
- a CDS encoding polyhydroxyalkanoic acid system family protein, with translation MRVAIPHDLPREEVRNRLRDRSHEIADHIPGGMAKVETNWAGEDRMGINVSAMGQDLKGVVDIEDGQLVFQIALPMALSFVEPIIKNAIKQQGQKMLAPPSDG, from the coding sequence ATGCGCGTCGCAATTCCGCATGATTTGCCGCGCGAAGAAGTCCGCAACCGCCTGCGTGATCGCAGCCATGAAATCGCCGACCATATTCCTGGCGGAATGGCCAAGGTCGAAACGAATTGGGCGGGTGAAGATCGGATGGGCATCAATGTCAGCGCAATGGGGCAGGATCTCAAAGGCGTGGTTGATATCGAGGACGGTCAGCTGGTATTTCAAATCGCCCTGCCAATGGCGCTCAGCTTTGTGGAGCCAATAATCAAGAATGCGATCAAGCAGCAAGGCCAGAAAATGCTCGCACCGCCTTCTGACGGTTAA
- a CDS encoding mannose-1-phosphate guanylyltransferase: protein MIHPVILCGGIGSRLWPRSRAAKPKPFLPLVGSSSLFEATLERCSNTHLFAPPCIVTGAAHLEHVEAQLGGREGATIIVEPEGKNTAPAIALAALRMNADAVMLVCPSDHHIDDEVAFRAAAESAAALADQDWLVAFGIEATKPETGYGYIKQAEPLGSGFQIANFVEKPDLATAQSFLDSGGYSWNGGIFALRAGAFLDELTRFRPEMMADLRAAVEAGSLQGRSFYPAPEPFSRIKGESIDYAVMEGTDRAAMVPVNMGWSDIGNWEALRDARARDADGNSVTGKAELVDCRNVLVESNGPRVSAIGLEDIIIIVDGDEVLVTSSAGAQKTGTLEGAKSQ, encoded by the coding sequence CTGTGGCCGCGCAGCAGGGCTGCAAAGCCCAAGCCGTTCTTGCCGCTTGTCGGCAGCAGCAGCCTGTTTGAAGCAACGCTGGAGCGGTGCAGCAATACGCATCTCTTCGCGCCGCCCTGCATTGTCACTGGTGCCGCCCATTTGGAGCATGTCGAAGCGCAATTGGGGGGCCGTGAAGGTGCCACCATCATCGTTGAGCCGGAGGGCAAGAACACCGCGCCGGCAATCGCCCTGGCAGCATTGAGGATGAATGCTGATGCGGTCATGCTGGTTTGCCCCAGCGATCACCATATTGATGATGAGGTTGCATTTCGGGCCGCTGCCGAATCCGCCGCTGCGCTTGCCGATCAAGATTGGTTGGTTGCGTTCGGCATAGAGGCCACGAAGCCCGAAACCGGCTATGGTTATATCAAGCAAGCGGAACCGCTGGGATCAGGCTTCCAAATTGCCAATTTCGTTGAAAAGCCCGATCTGGCGACCGCCCAATCCTTTCTGGACAGCGGCGGATACAGTTGGAACGGCGGCATCTTCGCGCTGCGTGCTGGCGCATTTCTAGACGAACTCACGCGCTTCCGGCCTGAAATGATGGCTGATTTACGTGCGGCAGTCGAAGCTGGTTCATTACAAGGACGATCATTCTACCCGGCGCCAGAGCCATTCTCACGAATCAAAGGTGAATCCATTGACTACGCTGTGATGGAGGGAACCGACCGTGCCGCCATGGTGCCGGTCAATATGGGTTGGTCCGACATCGGCAATTGGGAAGCTTTGCGCGATGCGAGGGCGCGCGATGCCGATGGCAACAGCGTGACCGGGAAAGCCGAATTGGTGGACTGCCGCAATGTGCTGGTGGAAAGTAACGGCCCGCGCGTGTCGGCAATCGGGTTGGAAGACATTATCATCATCGTCGATGGCGACGAGGTTTTGGTAACCAGTAGCGCCGGAGCACAGAAAACAGGCACTCTCGAAGGCGCTAAATCGCAATAG
- a CDS encoding DUF2721 domain-containing protein produces MIAETIQTALTPVFVLVAIASILNFLTTRLGRVVDRSRDLQKRHGETSGPEHDMIVCEMRVIDKRIELTGRAILMLVLSGLSIGATVVILFLQGFTGTDLEQVVAGVFILSVALLLVGLVLFLMETREASASLRIPATYLELDRRL; encoded by the coding sequence ATGATCGCAGAGACAATTCAGACCGCGCTGACGCCCGTATTCGTCTTGGTTGCGATAGCGAGTATCCTGAATTTCCTGACTACACGTCTGGGGCGTGTGGTCGATCGTTCACGTGATCTGCAAAAGCGACATGGTGAAACATCGGGGCCCGAACATGACATGATCGTGTGTGAAATGCGGGTTATAGATAAGCGGATTGAATTGACCGGCAGAGCAATCCTGATGTTGGTCTTGAGCGGCCTCAGTATAGGAGCGACCGTAGTCATTTTGTTTCTGCAAGGTTTCACCGGCACCGATCTGGAGCAAGTCGTCGCAGGTGTATTCATCCTGTCGGTAGCGTTGCTGCTGGTCGGGCTGGTTCTGTTCTTGATGGAAACCCGCGAAGCGTCCGCCTCGCTTAGAATTCCGGCAACCTATCTGGAGCTCGACCGCCGATTATAG
- a CDS encoding toxic anion resistance protein, with protein MSATETKTATDLGLELTAPDPVPEIKAADAAGLVPVSEEIQSKLATKVDSFVMDLIKEDANSPEFGKKVDQLTSMGRKEIMAAAGHSNRFLDRPVRAMDQDEGVGANLAELRRVVEDLDPGRRGKLSGPRKILGIIPFGNKLTNYFRSYQSAQTHIQDILNKLGNGKDELLMDNAAIDVERQKLWEAMGNLEQMILISKTLDEKLEEKAGELDATDPQKAKAVRETALFYVRQRTQDLLTQMAVSVQGYLALDLVKKNNVELVKGVDRASTTTVGALRTAVTVSEAMTNQRLVLGQITALNQTTAGIIDSTSTMLREQTGKIHEQAAASTIPLETLQRAFQNIYDTMDEVDTFKLRALDSMKQTVDALSGEVEKSKGYIARAEGQNQASKQISESSLLSVEG; from the coding sequence ATGAGTGCAACCGAGACAAAAACTGCCACTGACCTTGGCCTTGAATTGACAGCGCCCGACCCGGTGCCCGAAATCAAGGCCGCTGATGCAGCTGGGCTGGTTCCAGTATCAGAGGAAATCCAATCTAAACTGGCGACCAAGGTCGATAGTTTTGTGATGGATTTGATCAAGGAAGACGCAAATTCGCCTGAATTCGGTAAAAAGGTGGATCAGCTGACCAGCATGGGACGCAAGGAAATCATGGCCGCGGCTGGCCATTCAAACCGTTTCTTGGACCGCCCAGTTCGGGCGATGGATCAGGATGAAGGCGTCGGTGCCAATTTGGCGGAATTGCGCCGCGTTGTCGAAGACCTTGACCCGGGCAGGCGGGGCAAGCTGAGCGGGCCGCGCAAGATTCTTGGCATCATACCGTTCGGCAACAAGCTGACGAACTATTTCCGCAGCTACCAAAGCGCGCAAACGCATATCCAGGATATCCTCAACAAGCTTGGCAATGGCAAGGACGAGCTACTGATGGATAATGCCGCAATCGATGTCGAACGGCAGAAATTGTGGGAAGCGATGGGCAATCTGGAACAGATGATCCTGATTTCCAAAACGCTCGATGAAAAGCTTGAAGAAAAAGCCGGCGAGCTGGACGCGACCGACCCGCAAAAGGCCAAAGCCGTGCGTGAAACCGCGTTGTTCTATGTCCGCCAGCGCACACAGGATTTGCTGACGCAGATGGCGGTCAGCGTCCAAGGATATCTCGCGCTTGATCTGGTCAAGAAGAACAATGTCGAATTGGTCAAAGGTGTTGACCGGGCCAGCACCACCACCGTCGGCGCGCTGCGCACGGCAGTGACCGTGTCCGAGGCGATGACCAATCAACGGCTTGTCTTGGGCCAGATTACCGCGCTCAATCAGACTACCGCAGGTATCATCGACAGCACATCGACCATGCTGCGCGAACAGACCGGCAAAATTCACGAGCAAGCTGCTGCCTCGACCATCCCGCTGGAAACGCTGCAACGCGCATTCCAGAATATTTATGACACAATGGATGAAGTCGACACCTTCAAATTGCGCGCTCTCGATTCGATGAAGCAAACCGTCGATGCGCTGTCAGGCGAAGTTGAAAAGTCCAAAGGCTACATCGCCCGCGCCGAAGGCCAGAATCAGGCCAGCAAGCAAATTAGCGAATCCAGCTTGCTATCCGTGGAAGGCTGA